GACCGCCGGAACACGGACCCCGCGCCGAGAGCTGACCCGGCTCAGATCTCCAGGCTCGACAGCTGGCCGATGATGTGCGCGGCCAGCGGGTTGAGCGTCGCCATCCCGTCCCGCACGGCGTAGCGGGAGCCGGCCAGGTTGACCACCAGCGTGCTGCCGGACACCCCGGCCAGCCCGCGTGACAAACCCGCGTCGGTGATGCCCGCGGACAGACCCGACGCGCGGATCGCTTCGGCGATGCCGAGGATCTCCCGGTCCAGGATGTCGCGGGTGGCTTCCGGAGTGACGTCGCGCGGTGTCACCCCGGTGCCGCCGACCGACACCACCAGGTCCACGCCGCCGATCACCGCGGTGTTCAACGCATTTCGGATCTCGACCTCGTCAGCCTCGACCGCCACCACGCCGTCGACCACAAACCCGGCTTCGGTGAGCAACTCGGTGACCAACGGCCCGCTGTGGTCCTCGTCGCCGTGCGCAGTCCGGTCATCGACGACGACGACGAGTGCCCGCCCGACTACCAACTCCGCACCCTGTTCCATGGGTGCCACCGTATAACCGAGGTCGGACAACTGGCCTTCGACCTTCATCAACTGTCCGCCTTCCCGAGCGTGACCTGCACCGTGCGGTTGCCGCCGGCAGGATCCTGGTATGTCAGCGCCACCTTGTCGCCGGGCGCCTTGGAACGCACCGCCGCGACAAGCGCGTCGGCGCTGTTGATCGGACGTTCGTCGACCTTGGTGACGACGACGCCCTTGGGGACGCCGGCGTTGGCGGCCGCGCCGTTGCCCACGACCTCCATCACCTTTGCGCCGGGGACGCCCTTGTCGGTGGTCACCTGCACGCCCAGCGAGGCGTGCGTCGCCTTGCCGGTGCTGATCAGCTCGTCGGCGATGCGCTTGGCCTGGTCGACCGGGATCGCGAAGCCCAGCCCGATGGAGCCGCTCTGCGCGTCCCCGGAGTCGGCGCCCAGGGTGGCGATCGCCGAGTTGATGCCGACGAGTTGCGAGTTCATGTTGACCAGTGCCCCGCCGGAGTTACCGGGGTTGATCGCGGCGTCGGTCTGGACCGCGTCCAGCACCGTGTTCTGGTTGCCGGATTCGCCGGTGGTCGAGACGGGCCGGTTGAGCGCGCTGACGATGCCAGTGGTCACGGTGCCCGCCAGGCCGAGCGGGGAACCGATGGCCACCACCGGCTGACCGACCTTCAGGCCTGCCGAGGACCCGATGGCGATCGGGGTGAGGCCGGAGGCGCCCTGCACCCGGACCACGGCGATGTCGCTGGTCGGGTCGGCCCCGACCACGGTGAACGTCGAGGTGCGGCCGTCGTAGAAGGTCACGGTCGTCTTCGGCGGAGGACTTCCGGCCGGCGGCTTGGCGGCCGCCGCGACGACGTGGTTGTTGGTCAGAATCAGCCCGTCAGCCGACAGGATGACGCCGGAGCCCTCTTCGGACTGGCGGCCCAGATCGGTTTCCAGCATGACGACGCTGGGCACCACCTTGGACGCGACCTGCTCCACCGAACCGGGCGGCATGTTGGCCGCCGGGACGCTCGGCGCTCCACCCGAAGCCGCGGTGGTGCCGTGGCCGGTGCCGGACTGGTGACCCAGTTCGACAACCGTCGCGGCGGCTCCACCGATACCGGCGGAAACCACGGCGATGGCCAGCGCACCGAAGATCAACCCGGCCGAGCGCCGCCGCCGGGGCGGGGGTGACATCGGCGGCATCATCGGGGGCATCGGCCCGGGACCGGTCGGGATCGGACCGCCGCCGGTGCCGCCGGGGATCGGCCGGGAACCGGTGCCGCCGGGGATCGGGCCCGCGCCGGTGTTGCCCGGAATCGGACCGGGTCCGGTGTTGCCGGGGATCGGGCCCGCGCCGGTGCCGGTGAGCGGGTCGTAGGAGGAGCGGTACTGCTGCTGGGGTTGATACCGCCAGTCGAACTGCTGGTTGTAGCTCTGCTGCCCCTGGGCATAGGCGGGCGGCACCGGCTGACTCTGCGTGGCACCGTATCCCGGCTGCTGCG
This genomic stretch from Mycobacterium paragordonae harbors:
- a CDS encoding S1C family serine protease is translated as MTNHPRYSPPPQQPGYGATQSQPVPPAYAQGQQSYNQQFDWRYQPQQQYRSSYDPLTGTGAGPIPGNTGPGPIPGNTGAGPIPGGTGSRPIPGGTGGGPIPTGPGPMPPMMPPMSPPPRRRRSAGLIFGALAIAVVSAGIGGAAATVVELGHQSGTGHGTTAASGGAPSVPAANMPPGSVEQVASKVVPSVVMLETDLGRQSEEGSGVILSADGLILTNNHVVAAAAKPPAGSPPPKTTVTFYDGRTSTFTVVGADPTSDIAVVRVQGASGLTPIAIGSSAGLKVGQPVVAIGSPLGLAGTVTTGIVSALNRPVSTTGESGNQNTVLDAVQTDAAINPGNSGGALVNMNSQLVGINSAIATLGADSGDAQSGSIGLGFAIPVDQAKRIADELISTGKATHASLGVQVTTDKGVPGAKVMEVVGNGAAANAGVPKGVVVTKVDERPINSADALVAAVRSKAPGDKVALTYQDPAGGNRTVQVTLGKADS
- a CDS encoding MogA/MoaB family molybdenum cofactor biosynthesis protein, with protein sequence MKVEGQLSDLGYTVAPMEQGAELVVGRALVVVVDDRTAHGDEDHSGPLVTELLTEAGFVVDGVVAVEADEVEIRNALNTAVIGGVDLVVSVGGTGVTPRDVTPEATRDILDREILGIAEAIRASGLSAGITDAGLSRGLAGVSGSTLVVNLAGSRYAVRDGMATLNPLAAHIIGQLSSLEI